CCCAGCAGGCACCCGGCGGCGCGGCCGACCCAGGCGGCCTCCAGCCGGGCGGCGAGACGGGGGTCGGGGGTGGGGCCGTCGCCGTCGCCCGGCGCGGGGCGGGCGGGTGGGGTGTACGCGGATCCGCGGTGCGGGGGTGGGTGCTCGGGCCAGGTGGCGCGGATGGACTCCCAGGAGTCCGGTTCGTCGGGGGAGAGCGGGGAGGGGAGGGCGGCCAGCTCGTCCAGGAGGCGGGTGGCGAGCGCGCGGAGTTCCGGCGGGGCCGGGGCGGGGGAGGCGCCGGCCCGGGCGGGGGCCGGGTGGCCGCCCGCCGCCAGCCAGGCCCGGCGGGCGGGTCCGGCGTCCCGGCCGTCCTCCACGGCCTGCCGCAGCTCGTGCCCGATCAGGTCCTCGGGCTGCGCCCAGGTGAGGCGTACGAGGGCGGGGGAGGGGTGGGGGCTCGGGTGGGTCGGGAGTGGGGGGCAGGGGGTTGTCATCGGGGGGCCGTCAGGGTGGTGAAGGCGGTTTCGTGGGCGTGGCGGCGGGTGCGGTCCCGGGCGAAGATCTCCCGGGTCACGGCGGCCAGGGCGGCGGCCGGGGCGTGCAGGTCCAGGCGGCTGGCCTCGGCGACCTGCTTCGCCCAGGCGGGCGGGACGGCCGCTTCGCCGCCCAGGGCTCCGGCGATGGCGCCCGCCATGGTGGCGATGGAGTCGCAGTCCCGGCCGTAGTTCACGGCTCCGAGCACGGAGGTCTCGTACGAACCATCGGCGATCAGCAGCATGCCGAGGGCGATCGGGAGTTCCTCGATGGAGTGGAGGCGGGAGGGGCGCCGCGCGCCGAGGGAGGGGGCGCGGTAGTCGGGGCCCACCGAGTCGTACGGGGCGACCGCCGCCCGGAGCGGGGTCAGGGCCGACTCGAAGTCCCGGTGGCGGGCGGCGACTTCCGCGACCGCGGCGATGGCGGCTCGGGTGCCGTCCTTGGCGAGGGAGAGGGTGGTGTCCACTACCGAGGAGGCCGTCGCGCCGGGGAGGCACGCGGCCGCCACCGCCGCCGCGAACACGCCCGCCGCCTCCCGCCCGTACGAGGACTGGTGCGCGCCGGCGATGTCCAGGGCCTCCGCGTACGCGCCCGCCGGGTTGCCCGCGTTGGCGATGCCGACCGGCGCCATGTACATGGCCGCACCGCAGTTGACGATGTTGCCGCTGCCCGCCTCGCGGGGGTCGACGTGGGCGTAGTGGAGGCGGGTGACGATCCACTTCTCGGCCAGGAAGATCCGCTGGAGGGGGAGCACCTCCGCCTCCAGTTCCGGGATCCAGCGGGGGTTCGTCATCAGGTCCGGGACGAGGTGCTCGGCGACCGAGTAGGCGTCGAGGTGGTCGCGTACCGCCTCGTAGACGCGTACGAGCGCGTGGGTCATCAAGGTGTCGTCCGTGACGTGGCCGTCGCCCTTGTGGTACGGGGCGATGGGGCGGGCCGTGCGCCAGTCCTCGTGCCAGGGGCCGACGATGCCGTGGATGCGGCCGCCGTGACGTTCCACGATCTGGTCCGGGGTCCAGCCCTCCACCGGGCCGCCGAGCGCGTCGCCGACGGCGGCTCCGACGAGGGCGCCGGTGGCCCGGTCCTCCAGCATGAGCGTCATGTTCGCATCATTCCTTGTGGGTTGGGTGAGGTGAGTTCGGTACGGGTGAGGAGCGCGGCGAGTTCGACGAGGTCGGTTCCGGCGAGGCGGGGCAGCGCGCAGCCGGAGAGGGTGCGGCAGGCCTCGCGCCAGGCGGCGGGGATCGAGTCGCCGCCGCCGAGCGCGCCGGTGAGCGCGCCGGCCAGGGCGGGGGCGGAGTCCGCGACGCGGGACAGGCAGGCGGCCGCCGGGACGGCCTCGGTCACCTTGCCGCGGGCGGCGGTCGTGAGGGCGAGGGCCACGGGGACGGTCTCGGCGGCGGCGATCCCGTAGCTGTAGACGTGGTCGACGATCTCGTGTTCGAGGGTGGGGACGATGGCGAAGGCGCCGCCGTCGGTGTGGGCACGGGCCAGCTTGACGGCGTGGCGGGCGTTGCGGCCGATCTCGGTGGCCGCGGGGAGCTGGGCGAGGGCGGCGTCGACGGAGGCGTCCACGTCGGCGGTGGCCAGCGCCGTGGCGATGGCGGCGGCCATGGCGCGGGCGCCGTGGACCCCGTCGCCGTCTTGCGTGTAGCGGGCGTCGAACTCGGCCAGGTCCGCCGCCGCGTGGGGATCGCCGGGGTGGACGACGGCGAGCACGCAGGCGCGGATGCAGGCGGCGTCGTCGAAGTAATGCGGGTTGTCGTGGCCGGTGGCGGGCGGGCGCAGGCCGGTGGCGAGGTTGCCGAGGCCGGCGCGGACGGAGATCCGGGCGCGGAGGGGGAGTACGGCGGACTCGACTTCGGGCGCGCGTTCCGCTGCCGCGGCCACCTCGGAGGCGAGGGCGTTCCACGCGAGGTCGATGGCGGCGCGCATACGGCGGGACCGGCTGAGGTCGGAGAGCAGGACTCCTGCGGCGGTGAGTACGGACTCGGCGACGAAGGCCGCCCACTCGGCGTCGTCGGACGGGCCGAGGCGGAGGGGTTCGGGCGGTTGGTTCAGGGCGATGGGGACGGGGAGGGTGGTGGTGGCGTTCTGCTCCGCGAAGGTGTCGAGCTCGCGGGTGAGGCGGCGGGTCCACTCGGGCATGCGGCTCGCGCGGTGGCGGGCGGCGGGCCATCCGGCCGCGTCGCCTGCGGCGAGCCCGAGGAGGAGTCCCTCGATCCGGCGGGCCCCTGTGGGGGGCTCGGCGGGGTCGGGGCTCCGGTCGGCCCGGCTGCCTTCTCGTGGCCCGGTCCGGGCGGGGGTGGCGGCGTGCCGGTTCCCTCCGGGTGGGGCTGTGGTCGTATCGGTCTGCGCGCGTGCGGTGACGGCTGCGCCGCCGGGGCGTTCCGTGACCCGGGCCCGGCTTCGCGGCTCGGATCCGGTGGGCCGGTTCCCTCCGGGTGGGGCTGTGGTCGTACTGGTTTCCGCGCGTGCGGTGTCGACTGAGAGGCCGGGCTGCCGTTCGACCCGGGCCCAGGTATGGGCCTCCGACCCGGCGGTGGGCTCCGCCAGGGGCGGGGAGACGGCCGGGCCCGGTGGGGAGGCCAGGGCGGTCTGGGCCCCCCGGCCCGGCTCCCGCTCCGCCGGGGCGGGCGGGGGGCGGTCGGGCAGGCCCGCCGGGTCGGGCAGGCCCGCCGGGGAGGACGGGCCCGTCGGGGTGGCCGGGTTCGTCGGGGCGGGGGACTGCTGGGCCGGGGAAGTCGGGCGGCCCGGCTCCCGGTCTGCCGGGGCCGCTCGCTCCGCCGGGGTGGTGGGAGTCGTGTCCGGGGTGAAAGGGGGTGGGGTCATCGGGGGGCCTCGTATTCCGGGGTGAGGAGGTCCGCGATGTCCAGGACGTGGTAGCCCCGCATCGAGGGGAGGCAGCTGCCGCGGACCGGGCCGATGGCCGAGGACCAGGCGGTGGGGATCGCGGCGGCTCCGGAGAGGGCGCCGGACAGGGCGCCCGCCACCGCCGCCGTGGTGTCGGCGTCGCGGCCCATGTTGACCGCTGTCAGGACCGAGGACGCGAAGTCGCCCCGGCAGGCCGCGAAGGCGCCGAAGGCCAGGCCCACGGCTTCGGGGGCCAGGTCCGTCCAGGGGTAGCCGCCGATGACGACCGCCGAGCGCACGGCCCGCTCCCCGCGCGGGGCGGCCGTGACGGCGCGCCGCAGGGAGCGGGCCGTCCAGGAGTCGGAGGGGATGACGGACAGCGCCGCCGAGACGACGGAGGCGGGGGAGCCGCCCGCCATGGCCGCGGCAACCCCGGCGGCGACCGCCTGGCCGCCGTAGATGCCCTCCCCGTCGTGGCTGACCGAGCCGTCGATGGCTACGAGGCGGGCCGCCTCCGCCGGCCGGCCCGCCGCGAACACGCCGAACGGGGCCGCCCGCATGGCGAGGCCGTCCGACCACGCGTGCCGGTGCTGGGCCGAGATGGGGGCCGCCAGACCGCGGCGGAGGTTCTCCAGGGTGCCGCGCTCCGAGAAGCCCGCCCCGCGGAACGGGCCTTCGTCGAGGTCCGCGATCCAGTGGTGCCAAGCCCGTTCCACGTGGGAGACGGTGAGCGCCGAGCCGTGCCGGGCCAGCAGCAGCCCGGAGAAGATCGCGTACTCGGTGTCGTCCGTGCCCGCCGGGTCCTCCGACACGAAGCCCTCGATGCGGCCCCACTTGGCCCGGATCTCCGAAGGCTTCATGTTCTCCGCGGGGGCGCCCAGCGCGTCACCCACCGCCAGTCCCAGAAGAGCGCCCCTGGCCCGTTCGAGGAGGACCTGCGGATTGCATGCAATCAGCTCCATGGCGCGCCTCTCCACTTGATGGGACTCATGATGAGCCCTTGGGGGATTTGTGCCACGGCATGTGGTTTGTCGCTCGTCGCGAAACACCCCGCGAACGTCGCCGTCACCCGGTCGCCGACCCGCAAAACCGCAGGTAAGTACGGCCTTCCTTGCTGGCGGGCGGCGGAAATCGTGCGTAGTTTCGAGGTGTTCAGGGGGAGCGGGAGGTCTCGCGGCACCCGTTCGCACAAATGGGGAGATATCGGCATGTCCATCATCGACATCGAAGCACCGCTGCACACCGCCCACCGGGACAACCACACCCACCGCGACGTCAACGGCGGATGGCTGCGGCCGGCGGTCTTCGGAGCGATGGACGGACTGGTCTCCAACCTCGCCCTCATGACCGGTGTGGCGGGCGGTGCCGTCGCCCCGCACGTCGTCGCGATCACCGGGCTGGCGGGCCTCGCGGCCGGTGCCTTCTCGATGGCGGCCGGCGAATACACCTCCGTCGCCTCGCAGCGCGAGCTGGTGCTCGCCGAACTTGACATAGAGCGACAGCAGTTGCGCAAGCACCCGGTGGACGAGATGGAGGAGCTGGCCGAGCTCTACGTCTCCCGGGGCGTCGAGCCGGCCCTCGCCCGCGAGGTCGCCATGCAGCTGTCCCGCGACCCCGAGCAGGCGCTGGAGATCCACGCCCGCGAGGAGCTCGGGATCGACCCCGACGACCTGCCTTCGCCGTTGGTCGCCGCGGTCTCGTCCTTCGGCTCCTTCGCGCTGGGCGCGCTGCTCCCCCTGCTGCCGTACCTGCTCGGTGCCACGTCCCTGTGGCCCGCGGTGCTGCTGGCGCTGGTCGGGCTCTTCGCCTGCGGGGCGGTCGTCGCCCGGATCACCGCCAGGTCCTGGTGGTACAGCGGTTTGCGCCAGCTTGTCCTGGGTGGCGCCGCCGCCGGTGTGACGTACATCCTGGGAACCTGGATCGGTGGAGCCGTAGGCTGACCCAGCAGGGAGTGAGACACTATGCGGTACGCAGCATAAGTAGTCCGTTACCCGGCGGTTTCGATTCCGTGTCCGCTGGGCATCAGACCAGGGCGCCCGGGCAATGATGCCCGCCACGCGCCGGGACCTTCTCCCCGTGATGCGTTCCTCAGAACACCGCGAAGGTCCCTTCTTTCTGCCTCGTGCGATGTCCGCATGCTGGAATGGCATATCCGCTTCGCGGGATTGTCGTCATCATGTAATCTGCACGAAATTTCGCAGAGGGCCAACGTCGTCCCTCGGCTATGCACATATGCCACGACGACGACGGGAGAGCCGATGCGTTCCGCATCCACGCACTCCGCGACCGGCCCCAGCACCACCGCCTGGTCGCCCATGGACGGTCGCCCCGCCCAGCAGGGCATGTACGACCCGCGCAACGAGAAGGACGCCTGTGGCGTCGGATTCGTGGCGAACCTCACCGGCGAGGCCACCCACACCCTCGTTGAGCAGGCCCTGACCGTATTGCGGAACCTCGAACACCGCGGCGCGACCGGCTCCGAGCCGGACTCGGGCGACGGTGCCGGAATCCTCTCCCAGGTGCCCGACGCGTTCCTGCGCGAGGTCGCCGGATTCGATCTCCCCGAGGCCGGCGCGTACGCCGTCGGCATCGCCTTCCTCCCCGCCGACGGCACCGCACAGGCCGTCGCCGTGGAGCAGATCGAGGCCATCGCCGCCCAGGAGAACCTGACGGTCCTCGGCTGGCGCGAGGTTCCGGTCACGCCGGACCTGCTCGGCAACGGCGCCCGCGTCACCATGCCGGCCTTCCGCCAGCTGTTCGTCAGCAACGGCAGCACCGGCATCGAGCTGGACCGCAAGGCCTTCGTCCTGCGCAAGCGCGCCGAGCGCGAGGCGGGCACCTACTTCCCGTCGCTCTCCGCCCGCACGATCGTCTACAAGGGCATGCTGACCACCGGCCAGCTGGAGCCCTTCTTCCCCGACCTCTCGGACCGCCGCTTCGCCTCGGCGCTCGCCCTGGTCCACTCGCGGTTCTCGACGAACACCTTCCCGGCCTGGCCGCTCGCCCACCCGTACCGCTTCGTCGCGCACAACGGCGAGATCAACACGGTCAAGGGCAACCGCAACTGGATGAAGGCCCGCGAGTCCCAGCTGGCGTCCGAGGCCTTCGGCGACGGCGTGCTGGACCGCATCTTCCCGATCTGCACCCCGGACGCCTCCGACTCGGCCTCCTTCGACGAGGTCCTGGAGCTGCTCCACCTCGGCGGCCGGTCGCTCCCGCACAGCGTGCTGATGATGATCCCGGAGGCGTGGGAGAACCACACCTCCATGGACCCGGCCCGCCGCGCGTTCTACCAGTACCACTCCACGCTGATGGAGCCCTGGGACGGCCCCGCCTGCGTCACCTTCACCGACGGCACCCAGGTCGGCGCGGTCCTCGACCGCAACGGTCTGCGCCCCGGCCGCTACTGGGTCACCGACGACGGCCTCGTCGTCCTCGGCTCCGAGGTCGGCGTGCTCGACATCGACCCGGCCAAGGTCGTCCGCAAGGGCCGCCTGCAGCCCGGCAAGATGTTCCTCGTCGACACCGCCCAGAAGCGGATCATCGAGGACGAGGAGATCAAGAACGAGCTCGCCTCCGCCGCCCCCTACGCGGAGTGGCTGGAGACCGGCGAGATCGAGCTGTCGGACCTGCCCGAGCGTGAGCACATCGTGCACACCCACGCCTCGGTCACCCGCCGCCAGCAGACCTTCGGCTACACCGAGGAAGAGCTCCGCATCATCCTCGCGCCGATGGCCCGCACCGCCGGCGAGCCCCTCGGCTCCATGGGCACGGACTCGCCGATCGCGGCCCTGTCCGAGCGCCCCCGCCTGCTCTTCGACTACTTCACCCAGCTCTTCGCGCAGGTCACCAACCCGCCGCTGGACGCCATCCGCGAGGAGCTCGTCACCTCGCTGCTGTCCTCGATCGGCCCGGAGTCCAACCTCCTGGAGCCGACCGCCGCGTCGTGCCGCAGCGTCACGCTGCCCTTCCCGGTGATCGACAACGACGAGCTGGCCAAGCTCATCCACATCAACGCCGACGGCGACATGCCGGGCATGAAGGCCGCCACCCTCTCGGGCCTCTACCGGGTCTCGGGCGGCGCCGACGCGCTCGCCGCGCGGATCGCGGAGATCCGTACCGAGGCCGACGCGGCCATCGCGGCCGGCGCCCGCCTCATCGTCCTCTCGGACCGCCACTCGGACGCCGAGCACGCGCCGATCCCGTCGCTGCTGCTCACCTCCGCCGTGCACCACCACCTCATCGCCACCAAGCAGCGCACCCAGGTGGGTCTGCTCGTCGAGGCCGGTGACGTCCGCGAGGTCCACCACGTCGCCCTGCTCATCGGCTACGGCGCCGCTGCGGTCAACCCGTACCTCGCCATGGAGTCCGTCGAGGACCTCCTGCGCGCCGGTACCTTCCTGTCCGGCCTGGAGCCGGAGCAGGCCATCAAGAACCTGATCTACGCGCTCGGCAAGGGCGTCCTGAAGGTCATGTCCAAGATGGGCATCTCCACCGTCGCCTCCTACCGCGGCGCCCAGGTCTTCGAGGCCGTCGGCCTGAACGAGGAGTTCGTCGGGGCCTACTTCAGCGGCACCGCCACCAAGATCGGCGGCGCCGGCCTGGACGTCATCGCCAAGGAGGTGGCCGCGCGCCACGCCAAGGCGTACCCGGCCTCCGGCATCGCGGCCACGCACCGCGCGCTGGAGATCGGCGGCGAGTACCAGTGGCGCCGCGAGGGCGAGCCGCACCTGTTCGACCCGGACACGGTCTTCCGCCTCCAGCACGCCACGCGCAACCGCCGGTACGACATCTTCAAGCAGTACACGGACCGGGTGAACGAGCAGTCCGAGCGCCTGATGACGCTCCGCGGGCTCTTCGGCTTCAAGACGGAGGACCGCCCGTCGCTCTCCATCGACGAGGTCGAGTCGGTCGCCGACATCGTCAAGCGCTTCTCCACCGGCGCCATGTCGTACGGCTCCATCTCCAAGGAGGCGCACGAGACCCTCGCCATCGCCATGAACCAGCTGGGCGCCAAGTCCAACACCGGTGAGGGCGGCGAGGACCCGGACCGCCTGTACGACCCGGCGCGCCGCTCCTCCATCAAGCAGGTCGCCTCCGGCCGCTTCGGTGTCACGAGCGAGTACCTGGTCAACGCGGACGACATCCAGATCAAGATGGCGCAGGGTGCCAAGCCCGGCGAGGGCGGCCAGCTGCCCGGCCACAAGGTCTACCCGTGGGTCGCCAAGACCCGGCACTCCACCCCGGGCGTCGGCCTGATCTCCCCGCCGCCGCACCACGACATCTACTCCATCGAGGACCTGGCTCAGCTGATCCACGACCTCAAGAACGCCAACCCGGTCGCGCGCATCCACGTGAAGCTCGTCTCCGAGGTCGGCGTGGGTACGGTCGCCGCGGGTGTCTCCAAGGCCCACGCGGACGTCGTCCTCATCTCCGGCCACGACGGCGGAACGGGCGCCTCCCCGCTCACCTCCCTGAAGCACGCGGGCGGTCCCTGGGAGCTCGGCCTCGCCGAGACCCAGCAGACGCTGCTGCTCAACGGGCTGCGCGACCGCATCGTCGTCCAGACCGACGGCCAGCTCAAGACCGGCCGCGACGTGGTCATCGCCGCGCTGCTCGGCGCCGAGGAGTTCGGTTTCGCGACCGCGCCGCTCGTCGTCTCCGGCTGCGTCATGATGCGCGTCTGCCACCTGGACACCTGCCCGGTCGGCATCGCCACCCAGAACCCGGTCCTGCGCGACCGCTTCTCCGGCAAGCCCGAGTTCGTCGTCAACTTCTTCGAGTTCATCGCGGAGGAGGTGCGCGAGATCCTCGCCGAGCTGGGCTTCCGCACGATCGAGGAGGCCGTCGGCCACGCCGAGCTGCTCGACACGACGAAGGCCGTCACGCACTGGAAGGCGCAGGGCCTCGACCTGGAGCCGCTCTTCTACGTGCCCGAGCTGCCCGAGGGCGCGGTCCGCCACGCCCTGATCGAGCAGGACCACGGTCTGGAGAAGGCCCTCGACAACGAGCTCATCGAGCTCGCGGCCGACGCACTGAACGCCGACACCGCGGAGGCGGCCCTGCCGGTCCGCGCCCAGGTCGCGATCCGCAACATCAACCGGACCGTCGGCACCATGCTCGGCCACCAGGTCACCAAGAAGTTCGGTGGAGCGGGCCTGCCCGACAACACCATCGACCTGACCTTCACGGGCAGCGCCGGCCAGTCCTTCGGCGCCTTCGTGCCGAAGGGCATCACCCTCCGCCTGGAGGGCGACGCCAACGACTACGTCGGCAAGGGCCTCTCCGGTGGCCGGATCGTGGTCCGCCCGGACCGCGCCGCCGACCACCTCGCCGAGTACTCCACCATCGCCGGCAACACCATCGGCTACGGAGCCACCGGCGGCGAGATGTTCCTGCGCGGCCGCACCGGCGAACGCTTCTGCGTCCGCAACTCCGGCGCCCTGGTCGTCTCGGAGGGCGTGGGCGACCACGGCTGCGAGTACATGACCGGCGGCACAGCGGTCGTCCTGGGCGAGACGGGCCGCAACTTCGCGGCCGGCATGTCGGGCGGCGTCGCGTACGTCATCGACCTCGACCCGCACAACGTCAACGTCGGCAACGCGGGCGCGGTCGAGACCGTCCTCTCCGACACCGACAAGCAGTGGCTGCACGATGTGGTGCGCCGCCACGAGGAGGAGACCGGCTCGACCGTGGCCGCGAAGCTCCTGGCTGACTGGTCCGTCTCGGTGGACCGCTTCAGCAAGATCATCCCCACCACGTACAAGGCAGTGCTCGCCGCCAAGGACGCCGCTGAGCTCGCCGGACTCTCGGAATCCGAGACCACGGAGAAGATGATGGAGGCGGCGACCAATGGCTGACCCGAAGGGCTTCCTCACCACCCCCCGCGAGACCGCCTGCTCCCGTCCCGTCGCCGAACGGCTGAAGGACTGGAACGAGGTCTACGTCCCGGGCTCGCTGCTCCCGATCATCAGCAAGCAGGCCGGCCGCTGCATGGACTGCGGCATCCCGTTCTGCCACAACGGGTGCCCGCTCGGAAACCTGATCCCCGAGTGGAACGACTTCTCGTACCGCGAGGACTGGACGGCGGCCTCCGAGCGCCTGCACGCCACGAACAACTTCCCGGAGTTCACGGGCCGCCTGTGCCCGGCCCCGTGCGAGTCGGCGTGCGTGCTCGGCATCAACCAGCCGGCCGTCACCATCAAGAACGTCGAAGTCTCGATCATCGACAAGGCCTGGGACAACGGCGACGTCACCCCGCAGGCGCCCGAGCGCCTGTCCGGCAAGACCGCCGCCGTCATCGGCTCGGGCCCGGCCGGTCTGGCCGCCGCCCAGCAGCTGACCCGGGCCGGCCACACCGTGGTCGTGTACGAGCGCGCCGACCGCATCGGCGGCCTGCTGCGCTACGGCATCCCCGAGTTCAAGATGGAGAAGGTACACATCAACCGCCGCATCGAGCAGATGCGCGCGGAGGGCACCAAGTTCCGCACGGGCATCGAGGTCGGCCGCGACATCACCGCCACCGACCTGCGCAAGCGGTTCGACGCGGTGGTCATCGCGGCGGGCGCCACCGTCTCCCGCGACCTCCCGGTCCCGGGCCGCGAGCTCGGCGGCATCCACTTCGCGATGGAGTACCTGCCGCTCGCCAACAAGGTCCAGGAGGGCGACTTCATGGCGCCCCCCATCACGGCCGAGGGCAAGCACGTGGTCGTCATCGGCGGCGGCGACACCGGCGCGGACTGCGTGGGCACCGCCCACCGCCAGGGCGCGGCCTCGGTCACGCAGCTGGAGATCATGCCGAAGCCGTCCGAGGACCGCCCCACCGGGCAGCCCTGGCCGACCTTCCCCATGCTGTACAAGGTCACCTCGGCGCACGAGGAGGGTGGCGAGCGGGTCTACTCCGTCTCCACCACCCACTTCGAGGGCGACGAGGACGGCAACGTCAAGGCGCTGCACCTCGTCGAGGTGGAGTTCATCGACGGCAAGCTCACCCAGAAGCCCGACACCGAGCGCGTCCTCCCCGCGCAGCTGGTCACCCTGGCGATGGGCTTCACCGGCACCGACCAGGAGAACGGCCTCGTGGGCCAGTTCGACCTGGAGCTGGACGGCCGCGGCAACATCGTCCGCGACTCGTCCTACGCGACCAACGTCGACGGCGTCTTCGTCGCCGGCGACGCCGGCCGCGGCCAGTCGCTCATCGTCTGGGCCATCGCGGAAGGCCGCTCGGCCGCCCGCGGCGTGGACCGCTTCCTGACCGGAGCCAGTACCCTCCCGTACCCGGTCAAGCCGACGGACCGTTCCCTGACGGTGTAACACCGAGCAGTACCCCCGCCCCGCGAAGGGCGGGACCCCTCATACGGTCCGTACAACGGAGTACGGAAACCTGACACAGCGCCCGCCACGTCCCCGACCAGGGGTGGCGGGCGCTGTGGCGTTCTGTAGTCGTATGAATGCGTTTCGCTGATCCTGTGGCGTGGCTGGGCCTACGCTTCTTGCGGAGCAAGGGCACTGCGGAAGCGGGGGGCATGCCGAAGTCGAAGGATCTGAGTGGGGCGGAGACGCCGGGGGAGTTTGCCCGCGAGGAACTGCGTCGGCACCGGGAAGCGGCCGGGCTGTCCCAGGCGGGACTGGGTGAGCGGATCTTCACGAGTGGGGCGTACGTCGGGCAGATGGAGTGCGGCACGCGGCGGCTGCGGCCGGAGATCGCGGAGGTGATCGACAGGGAGCTCGGCACAGGGGACTACTTCACCCGCCTGGCCATGGCGTTCAAGTCCAAGCACGTCGAGTACTTCGCCGAAGCGGCCGAGCTGGAACGTTTGGCGACGGCCATCTTCGACTACGGCCCCACGCTGGTTCCCGGGCTGCTCCAGACAGCGGACTACGCTCGCGCCGTAACTCGGGCTACTAGTCCCACCGCCCTGGCGGAACACGTCGAAAAGCTGGTCGCGGCACGCGTTGAACGCGCACGGCTCCTCGGTGATCCGGAGACCCCCGAGATGTGGGTCGTCCTGCACGAGGCGGTGCTGCGGACGGCGGTCGGGGGGCCTGCTGTGATGGCCGCTCAGCTGCGGCACGTCTCGGCGTGCGTCCGCGCCC
This genomic window from Streptomyces sp. NBC_01351 contains:
- the gltB gene encoding glutamate synthase large subunit, with the translated sequence MDGRPAQQGMYDPRNEKDACGVGFVANLTGEATHTLVEQALTVLRNLEHRGATGSEPDSGDGAGILSQVPDAFLREVAGFDLPEAGAYAVGIAFLPADGTAQAVAVEQIEAIAAQENLTVLGWREVPVTPDLLGNGARVTMPAFRQLFVSNGSTGIELDRKAFVLRKRAEREAGTYFPSLSARTIVYKGMLTTGQLEPFFPDLSDRRFASALALVHSRFSTNTFPAWPLAHPYRFVAHNGEINTVKGNRNWMKARESQLASEAFGDGVLDRIFPICTPDASDSASFDEVLELLHLGGRSLPHSVLMMIPEAWENHTSMDPARRAFYQYHSTLMEPWDGPACVTFTDGTQVGAVLDRNGLRPGRYWVTDDGLVVLGSEVGVLDIDPAKVVRKGRLQPGKMFLVDTAQKRIIEDEEIKNELASAAPYAEWLETGEIELSDLPEREHIVHTHASVTRRQQTFGYTEEELRIILAPMARTAGEPLGSMGTDSPIAALSERPRLLFDYFTQLFAQVTNPPLDAIREELVTSLLSSIGPESNLLEPTAASCRSVTLPFPVIDNDELAKLIHINADGDMPGMKAATLSGLYRVSGGADALAARIAEIRTEADAAIAAGARLIVLSDRHSDAEHAPIPSLLLTSAVHHHLIATKQRTQVGLLVEAGDVREVHHVALLIGYGAAAVNPYLAMESVEDLLRAGTFLSGLEPEQAIKNLIYALGKGVLKVMSKMGISTVASYRGAQVFEAVGLNEEFVGAYFSGTATKIGGAGLDVIAKEVAARHAKAYPASGIAATHRALEIGGEYQWRREGEPHLFDPDTVFRLQHATRNRRYDIFKQYTDRVNEQSERLMTLRGLFGFKTEDRPSLSIDEVESVADIVKRFSTGAMSYGSISKEAHETLAIAMNQLGAKSNTGEGGEDPDRLYDPARRSSIKQVASGRFGVTSEYLVNADDIQIKMAQGAKPGEGGQLPGHKVYPWVAKTRHSTPGVGLISPPPHHDIYSIEDLAQLIHDLKNANPVARIHVKLVSEVGVGTVAAGVSKAHADVVLISGHDGGTGASPLTSLKHAGGPWELGLAETQQTLLLNGLRDRIVVQTDGQLKTGRDVVIAALLGAEEFGFATAPLVVSGCVMMRVCHLDTCPVGIATQNPVLRDRFSGKPEFVVNFFEFIAEEVREILAELGFRTIEEAVGHAELLDTTKAVTHWKAQGLDLEPLFYVPELPEGAVRHALIEQDHGLEKALDNELIELAADALNADTAEAALPVRAQVAIRNINRTVGTMLGHQVTKKFGGAGLPDNTIDLTFTGSAGQSFGAFVPKGITLRLEGDANDYVGKGLSGGRIVVRPDRAADHLAEYSTIAGNTIGYGATGGEMFLRGRTGERFCVRNSGALVVSEGVGDHGCEYMTGGTAVVLGETGRNFAAGMSGGVAYVIDLDPHNVNVGNAGAVETVLSDTDKQWLHDVVRRHEEETGSTVAAKLLADWSVSVDRFSKIIPTTYKAVLAAKDAAELAGLSESETTEKMMEAATNG
- a CDS encoding ADP-ribosylglycohydrolase family protein: MTLMLEDRATGALVGAAVGDALGGPVEGWTPDQIVERHGGRIHGIVGPWHEDWRTARPIAPYHKGDGHVTDDTLMTHALVRVYEAVRDHLDAYSVAEHLVPDLMTNPRWIPELEAEVLPLQRIFLAEKWIVTRLHYAHVDPREAGSGNIVNCGAAMYMAPVGIANAGNPAGAYAEALDIAGAHQSSYGREAAGVFAAAVAAACLPGATASSVVDTTLSLAKDGTRAAIAAVAEVAARHRDFESALTPLRAAVAPYDSVGPDYRAPSLGARRPSRLHSIEELPIALGMLLIADGSYETSVLGAVNYGRDCDSIATMAGAIAGALGGEAAVPPAWAKQVAEASRLDLHAPAAALAAVTREIFARDRTRRHAHETAFTTLTAPR
- a CDS encoding VIT1/CCC1 transporter family protein — translated: MSIIDIEAPLHTAHRDNHTHRDVNGGWLRPAVFGAMDGLVSNLALMTGVAGGAVAPHVVAITGLAGLAAGAFSMAAGEYTSVASQRELVLAELDIERQQLRKHPVDEMEELAELYVSRGVEPALAREVAMQLSRDPEQALEIHAREELGIDPDDLPSPLVAAVSSFGSFALGALLPLLPYLLGATSLWPAVLLALVGLFACGAVVARITARSWWYSGLRQLVLGGAAAGVTYILGTWIGGAVG
- a CDS encoding ADP-ribosylglycohydrolase family protein, translated to MELIACNPQVLLERARGALLGLAVGDALGAPAENMKPSEIRAKWGRIEGFVSEDPAGTDDTEYAIFSGLLLARHGSALTVSHVERAWHHWIADLDEGPFRGAGFSERGTLENLRRGLAAPISAQHRHAWSDGLAMRAAPFGVFAAGRPAEAARLVAIDGSVSHDGEGIYGGQAVAAGVAAAMAGGSPASVVSAALSVIPSDSWTARSLRRAVTAAPRGERAVRSAVVIGGYPWTDLAPEAVGLAFGAFAACRGDFASSVLTAVNMGRDADTTAAVAGALSGALSGAAAIPTAWSSAIGPVRGSCLPSMRGYHVLDIADLLTPEYEAPR
- a CDS encoding ADP-ribosylglycohydrolase family protein is translated as MTPPPFTPDTTPTTPAERAAPADREPGRPTSPAQQSPAPTNPATPTGPSSPAGLPDPAGLPDRPPPAPAEREPGRGAQTALASPPGPAVSPPLAEPTAGSEAHTWARVERQPGLSVDTARAETSTTTAPPGGNRPTGSEPRSRARVTERPGGAAVTARAQTDTTTAPPGGNRHAATPARTGPREGSRADRSPDPAEPPTGARRIEGLLLGLAAGDAAGWPAARHRASRMPEWTRRLTRELDTFAEQNATTTLPVPIALNQPPEPLRLGPSDDAEWAAFVAESVLTAAGVLLSDLSRSRRMRAAIDLAWNALASEVAAAAERAPEVESAVLPLRARISVRAGLGNLATGLRPPATGHDNPHYFDDAACIRACVLAVVHPGDPHAAADLAEFDARYTQDGDGVHGARAMAAAIATALATADVDASVDAALAQLPAATEIGRNARHAVKLARAHTDGGAFAIVPTLEHEIVDHVYSYGIAAAETVPVALALTTAARGKVTEAVPAAACLSRVADSAPALAGALTGALGGGDSIPAAWREACRTLSGCALPRLAGTDLVELAALLTRTELTSPNPQGMMRT